Genomic DNA from Halomonas sp. BDJS001:
TGTACCTATTGCTGCTGCTATTAGCGGGCTATGCCGCGACCACTGATGGCTTTGCCCCGGCGCTGTCATGGCTGTTCATGCCCTCCTTCGAAGCGCTGACTCCGTCAGTGGTGGTGCATGCCATGGGGCATGCGTTCTTTACGCTGGCGGTGGGAGCCTGTGCCTTGATGGCCTATGGCGCTTATATGCCGGAAGAGCAGAGCCTGCCGAAAGCAGCGGTTGCTGTCGCCGTGCTCGATATTAGCGTGGCGTTACTGGCGGGGATCGCGATTTTCTCGGTGGTATTTGCCCAGGGCATGGATCCCACCGACGGCCCAGGGTTAATGTTTGTGACTCTCCCCATTGCGTTCTCTGAGCTGCCTTGGGGCACCGTATGGCTCAGTGTGTTCTTTTTGTTGTTGCTGCTGGCCACCTGGACATCGGCCATTAACCTCGCGGAGCCTATGGTCGCCACGCTGCAGGGCTTAGGATTGCGACGCAGTATCTCGACAGCGATTGTGGCTATTAGCGTCTGGCTGATCGGGCTGCTATCGGCGTTCTCTTTTTCAACCCTGGCCGAGTTTCGGCCGCTATTTGGTCGCAATGTTTTCGAGCTTGTCAGCAGTATACCGCCAGATGTTTTCCTGCCGTTGGGCGGCCTGTTGATCGCGACGTTTGCTGCCTGGGTAATGCCCCGTGAAAAAGTGGTCAGTGCGTTAGGCGTTGGTGAAAGCGGTTACCTTGTGTGGCGTAATATCATCCGCTGGGTGTCGATTCCTCTGACCTTTATTGTTTTGATGGCTGGGTTGCTATAGTGCGGAATGAAACTCTCCCACTGTCGATGAGTCTTCTAGGAGCGAGTTATGAGCAGTGCCTTACGAGCGCATCAAGGTATAAGGCCCCACTTGGGCGAGCGCGTTTATATTGATCCGGCCAGTGTGGTCATTGGTGATGTGGTGATGGGCGACGACTGCTCCGTCTGGCCAATGACGGTGATTCGTGGCGATATGCACCGTATTCGTATCGGTGCGCGTACCAGCGTGCAGGATGGCAGCGTGTTGCATATCACACACGCCAGTGACTTCAGCCCGGAAGGGTTTCCGCTCACCATTGGCGATGATGTGACCATCGGCCATAAAGCGATCTTGCACGGTTGCACACTGGGAAGCCGAATACTTGTCGGTATGGGCGCAATTGTGATGGATGGCGCGGTCGTCGAGGATGAAGTCATTATCGCCGCTGGCGCCGTGGTAACGCCTGGTAAGCATCTGGAAAGTGGCTATGTGTATGCCGGTAACCCAGCTAAAGCACTGCGGCCACTCAAAGATAAAGAGCGTGCTTTCTTTCCTTACACCGCTGGCAACTACGTTAAATTGAAAGACCGCTTTCTGGCCGAAGTCACCCGCTAGCGACTTTATCCAGGTTTTCCCTAAGCGATTGCTAAGCCAACCTTTTTTCTTAAATTAGTCATGTCGCGAACGCTAAAAGTCTGTTAATTTATACAGTTTTCTGTTTTGCAGACTTTGGGATGCCGCGTCATGGCTAATTTTCGCACGCATATTACGGTGGCAGCGGCGG
This window encodes:
- a CDS encoding sodium-dependent transporter, translated to MSETLERWGSKRAFILAVTGAAVGLGNIWRFPYVAGENGGAAFLLIYVAFVLLLGIPVMMAEILIGRAGRRGPMQALGALAAEAGASPHWRWLGLFGAFTVFCILSFYSVVSGWSIEFLVASVNGNFNGASAAEIGAGFDAFLANPGLLIFNHSLFLFMTMTVVAAGVAKGLERLNNLLMPLLYLLLLLLAGYAATTDGFAPALSWLFMPSFEALTPSVVVHAMGHAFFTLAVGACALMAYGAYMPEEQSLPKAAVAVAVLDISVALLAGIAIFSVVFAQGMDPTDGPGLMFVTLPIAFSELPWGTVWLSVFFLLLLLATWTSAINLAEPMVATLQGLGLRRSISTAIVAISVWLIGLLSAFSFSTLAEFRPLFGRNVFELVSSIPPDVFLPLGGLLIATFAAWVMPREKVVSALGVGESGYLVWRNIIRWVSIPLTFIVLMAGLL
- a CDS encoding gamma carbonic anhydrase family protein, giving the protein MSSALRAHQGIRPHLGERVYIDPASVVIGDVVMGDDCSVWPMTVIRGDMHRIRIGARTSVQDGSVLHITHASDFSPEGFPLTIGDDVTIGHKAILHGCTLGSRILVGMGAIVMDGAVVEDEVIIAAGAVVTPGKHLESGYVYAGNPAKALRPLKDKERAFFPYTAGNYVKLKDRFLAEVTR